In Candidatus Gracilibacteria bacterium, the sequence ATGAACCAACGAACTTCATCGACCTCGAGAGTGTCGAATGGCTCGAGAAATATCTCGAAAATAGTTGGAAATGAGGATACATGATCGTCTCACATGATCGTGAATTTCTGGATCGCACCTGTACAAAAGTCATCGAAATCCTCGGTCCACAAGGCATCTCTATCTATCATGGAGATTACTCATATTCTGTCGACCAAAAGAAACTCGCGATGGTGCGGGAAGAAAAAGCCTATGAAGAGCAACAAACTATGCTCGAGAGTGAGAAAGCGCTCATCAATCGATTCCGTGCAGGATCTCGTGCTGGATTCGCCAAAAGTCGCGAGAAACAACTCGAAAGAATAGAACTCATCGACCAACCAATTCGTACACGTGAGATTGGATTTCGTTTCGAAACGCCAAAAGAACGAGCACCAGAAAACATACTCAAAGTGGAAGATGCTTTCATCGGACGAAAAGAACCATTATTCTATGTTCGTGATGCGCAACTCTCTGTATGAGAGAGAGTGGGGATTGTCGGAGAAAATGGCGTCGGGAAAAGTACGTTTCTGAAGACAATTCTCCGAAGTGCACACTATGAGGAAGTAGAGTGAGAAAATGAAGACATCCTGAACCATCTCATCGAGAACTATCCACATGTGCTCGAGTGATATCTGAATCTCGCCAAATGAATACGTATCGGATACTACAGCCAACTCCATGAATCCCTCCGAAGCGATATGACAATTATCGAGAACTTCACTCTACATGGACTTCCCTATTCTCTGGAACGTGTCGGTGGTATCATCGGACAATATGGATTCGCCTATCATGACGGATCGAAGAAAGTCTCGAGTCTCTCAGGTGGTGAACGCTCACGACTCCTCTTCGCAATACTCTGTCAGAATCCGTATCACCTCCTCATTCTCGATGAGCCGACGAATCACCTCGACTATGAGACTCGAGAATCCCTCGAACAAGCGATGCAGAAATATGAGGGCACTGTACTCTTTATTTCTCATGATCGCTACTTCGTGAACAAGCTCGCGAATAAGCTCTGGATAATCCAAGATGGTGAACTCATCATCTCCTATGGAAACTACGATGACTATCAGTACAAAAAAGAGCATGGGATCTCACTCGATATGTCACTCTTCAACGCTGATGGAGAACTCGATCTCGTTCTCGAAGAAAAACTCGGAAGCAAAGAAGCAAAAAGAATCCGAGAAAAGTTCGCTCGCAGAAGAAAATAAAAACCTATCAACTTTTGTCTATTAAGCCAATAAAATCCCCAATTGGGGATTTTATTTTCGGGCAATGAATGAAGGAGCTTACTGCATCCACATACATTTATATGTCATCGCTACTGCATTGGCAACAGTAGTGTTACATGTAACTTGATTTGCTGTACCATTCGCTCGACAATAGAGTGCTGTTGTACCAGGTGTAGTGAATGCTGCTGATCCATTACATGTGACAGCCACGGCAGTACTCGCTGGAATTCCAGTACATGTATATGCTGTTGCTGTTGTTGTGATAGTCGACGAAGCGATAGTACATGTTCCTGCAGCTGTTGTAGCAGTACCCGTAGCACCGAGCTTGAATGTACCATTGACAGCGATATTTCCTGGGAATGATGAGTTTCCATTCGCATCATTGATGGTGGCTGTTTTTCTTCCAGCCCAACCACTAGTCCAATTATCAGGAGAGCTATTGATTTCGAGACCACTTTCAGCATTGAGATAGATGATTTCATTCGTTTGTCCTGTTGGGTATGATGCTGATTCTCCAGCATTTAGGACAAGCTGAGCACCTCAGCGATCTATGATATTATTCGTGAGTACACTTCATTCTACACGTATATTGCTCGTGAAACGACCCTCTCCTGTCACATCGAGCTTGTAGGCTGGAGTTGATGTTCCGATACCTACATCTCCTGCGATGATCGCCCCACCTGCTGTACTACCTGCTCCACCATATCATACGGTGAGTCCACCCTGCGACCCGAGGAGCCCATCAGCCATCCAGAGAGATTTATTATTGTGGGATCGTATCCATGTCGTATCCTGCATGAACCAACCTCCACCATATGTCTGACTATACCAACCTTTTGTACCATTGGTTCGGATCCATCCATTCACGAAGACATCACCAGCAACATCGAGCTTGTAGTTCGGAACAGAATCTCCGATTCCTATGTTTCCTCCATTTCCATAGATCCAGTTTCCGATGTTGAGTTGATCGCTACCAGTACTCGAGATGCTTGGTGAAGTGTTCGCTCCGATGAAGATATTATTATCTCCAGAAGTGAGTCCAGTTCCAGCAGCATATCCAAATGCAATATTGTAGTTACCAGTAATATTTGATCAGAGAGCATAGACACCATCTGCAGTATTCCAATTTCCTGTAGTGTTTTTTCGGAGAGCGAGTACACCATTTGCAGTATTTCCACTTCATGTAGTATTCACATTCAAAGCACCTACTCCATTCCCAGTATTCCAATTTCCTATAGTATTGGCATACAGTGCACTACCACCATTGGCAGTATTGAAGAATCCTGTGGTGTTGGAGTAGAGGGCACTATTTCCGTTCGCAGTATTGTTGGTTCCTGTGGTATTGTAATAGAGTGACTGATATCCATTCGCAGTATTAGCATTTCCCGTAGTATTAGAATAGAGAGCATTGACACCATTCGCAGTGTTGTAAGACCCTGTAGAGTTGGAGTAGAGAGCATTGACACCATTGGCAGTGTTGGAGTAACCTGTCGTGTTAGAGTAGAGTGCTACTGTACCATTCGCAGTGTTCTGATATCCTGTGGTGTTGGAGTAGAGAGATTGATAACCATTCGCGGTGTTGTAAATTCCTGTCGTATTCCAGAGGAGAGCGCTGGCACCATTCGCGGTGTTGTTGGATCCTGTGGTGTTGGCATATAAGGACTGATGTCAATTGGCAGTGTTCCACATTCCCGTCGTGTTGGAGTAGAGTGATTGATAACCATTCGCAACATTGTAGCTTCCTGTGGAGTTATTATGTAAAGACTCTGCTCCATTCGCGGTGTTGCCAGATCCTGTGGTGTTATAGAAAAGAGAATCATTTCCATTCGCGGTATTGTTGGATCCTGTGGTATTCGCCTGAAGAGAGCGAACACCGTTCGCAGTGTTCTGAACTCCTATCGTGTTGGCGTAGAGAGCTGCCTGTCCGTTCGCGGTGTTATCATATCCTGTAGTGTTGGAGTAGAGAGCAACATGACCGTTTGCGGTGTTCCACAATCCTGTTGTATTGTTGAAGAGAGACTGATAACCATTGGCAGTGTTGGCAGAACCTGTAGAATTGGAACGCAGAGCACTCATACCATTCGCGGTGTTATAGTTTCCTGTAGTGTTGGAGAAGAGAGCAGCTTCACCATTCGCGGTATTAGCGAATCCTGTAGTATTGTAGCGGAGAGCATTGGCACCATTCGCGGTATTCCAATATCCTGTGGTGTTGTATTGGAGGGCAACTACACCGTTCGCGGTGTTATTGAACCCTGTTGTATTGGAGAAGAGGGCATTTATACCATTGGCAGTGTTGCTGACACCAGTCGTATTGGAATAGAGAGCTTGGACACCATTGGCAGTGTTGGAATATCCTGTTGTGTTGGAATTCATCGCGCCGATACCATAACAAGTGTTACCAGATCATGTTCCTGGACAGACTTGA encodes:
- a CDS encoding ABC-F family ATP-binding cassette domain-containing protein translates to MNHLNINIIAYGKKGEIILGPISTVINADERIAIVGKNGVGKSTFMKILTGNITEYQGNIENIGGITLGYLEQIHFMDESRNVREDLKDAFAEIRSLENEIRKEEEKMNETGEYERYTELIEQFKLLGGYTYENEIERVARGIGIFHLLERTLQDVSGGERTKIALAKTLLSKPEFLLLDEPTNFIDLESVEWLEKYLENSWKGGYMIVSHDREFLDRTCTKVIEILGPQGISIYHGDYSYSVDQKKLAMVREEKAYEEQQTMLESEKALINRFRAGSRAGFAKSREKQLERIELIDQPIRTREIGFRFETPKERAPENILKVEDAFIGRKEPLFYVRDAQLSVGERVGIVGENGVGKSTFLKTILRSAHYEEVEGENEDILNHLIENYPHVLEGYLNLAKGIRIGYYSQLHESLRSDMTIIENFTLHGLPYSLERVGGIIGQYGFAYHDGSKKVSSLSGGERSRLLFAILCQNPYHLLILDEPTNHLDYETRESLEQAMQKYEGTVLFISHDRYFVNKLANKLWIIQDGELIISYGNYDDYQYKKEHGISLDMSLFNADGELDLVLEEKLGSKEAKRIREKFARRRK